From one Eucalyptus grandis isolate ANBG69807.140 chromosome 9, ASM1654582v1, whole genome shotgun sequence genomic stretch:
- the LOC104419487 gene encoding LOW QUALITY PROTEIN: probable endo-1,3(4)-beta-glucanase ARB_01444 (The sequence of the model RefSeq protein was modified relative to this genomic sequence to represent the inferred CDS: inserted 2 bases in 1 codon; deleted 3 bases in 2 codons), with protein sequence MGKRFLQKVKIFVCEPFRKHRPSSPPSPPPPPPPSPPPSPPPSPPPPPTSPPKPKFPFVFPRTESMVLPDPSPFFSPSLLSAPLPTNSFFQNFTLNNGDQAEYIHPYLIKPSPSSVSISFPSRVASSTSLYQVFNADLTVSAVSGDDVVGGVVSKAPRHIISSYSDLSVTLDFVTLNLRFILIRGSPYLTCLVDNGTEVAISTIHAILSLSSNSSCTKHTLKLSNNQTWLVYTSSPISFSHNLNAITFKGXFGVIRIACLPDGGSLSEEVLDRFSSSYALSGDAVLTRPFCVEYKWEKRGWGDLLMLAHPLHVQLLSLEDCLVTVLEDFKYRSIDGDLVGVVGDSWVLRLNHVSVTWHSIKGVKEESRDEIIQALRMDVESLNPAVITTASSYSYGKLMARAARLALIAEEVCYPEVIPAIGKYLKSTIEPWLDGTFSGNGFLYDAKWGGIITKLGSTNPGEDVGFGLYNAHHYHLGYFLYGIAVLAKIDPVWGRKYKPQAYSLMADFMNLGKRLNSNYPRLRCFDLYKLHSWAGGLTEFADGRNQESTSEAVNAYYSAALMGLAYGDTHLVAVGSTLAAMEIQAAQTWWYVREGDNLYEEDFTRENRVVGVLWANKRDSGLWFAGAERKDCRLGIQVLPLLPITEVLFLDIQFVKQLVDWTYPALNREGIEGWKGLVYALEGIFDQGSALEKVRSLSGFDDGNSISNLLWWIHSRGDEEDTGCRDGGKYCWFGYYCH encoded by the exons atgggGAAGAGATTTCTGCAAAAAGTCAAAATCTTTGTCTGCGAGCCTTTTCGCAAACACcgtccttcttctcctcct tccccaccacctcctcctcctccatccccACCACCTTCGCcaccaccgtcgccgccgccgccccccacGTCTCCGCCGAAGCCCAAGTTCCCCTTCGTCTTCCCACGCACCGAGTCCATGGTCCTCCCCGatccttctcccttcttctcaCCGAGCCTCCTCTCCGCCCCGCTCCCGACGAACTCTTTCTTCCAGAACTTCACTCTCAACAATGGCGACCAGGCTGAGTATATCCACCCCTACCTCATCAAGCCCTCCCCATCCTCTGTCTCCATCTCGTTCCCTTCTCGCGTCGCCTCCTCCACCTCTTTGTACCAAGTGTTCAACGCCGACCTCACTGTCTCCGCCGTTTCGGGTGATGACGTCGTAGGCGGCGTGGTGTCGAAGGCGCCGCGGCACATAATCTCATCGTACAGCGACCTCAGCGTCACGCTGGACTTTGTGACTTTGAACCTAAGGTTCATCCTCATCAGGGGGAGCCCCTACTTGACCTGCTTGGTCGACAATGGGACGGAGGTTGCGATCTCAACTATTCACGCGATCCTCTCGCTCTCTTCGAATAGTAGCTGCACCAAGCATACTTTGAAGCTCAGCAACAACCAGACTTGGCTTGTTTACACTTCCTCGCCGATCAGTTTCAGTCACAATCTCAATGCCATTACTTTCAAAGG TTTCGGGGTTATTAGGATTGCTTGTTTGCCTGACGGTGGATCACTTAGTGAGGAGGTTTTGGATAGGTTCAGTTCTTCGTATGCTTTGTCTGGTGATGCAGTGTTGACTAGACCGTTTTGTGTGGAGTACAAATGGGAGAAGAGAGGATGGGGGGATCTGCTCATGCTCGCGCACCCGCTCCATGTTCAACTTTTGTCTCTTGAGGACTGTCTTGTCACTGTGTTGGAGGATTTTAAGTATAGAAGTATCGATGGTGATCTTGTTGGTGTAGTTGGAGATTCCTGGGTGTTGAGATTGAATCATGTCTCTGTTACTTGGCATTCAATCAAAGGCGTCAAGGAAGAGTCACGCGATGAAATCATTCAAGCCCTTCGTATGGATGTGGAGTCCCTTAATCCGGCTGTAATAACAACAGCTTCATCTTATTCTTATGGGAAATTGATGGCTAGAGCGGCAAGGTTGGCTTTGATTGCTGAGGAGGTGTGTTATCCTGAAGTTATCCCA GCGATCGGGAAATATTTAAAGAGCACCATAGAACCATGGTTGGATGGGACCTTTAGTGGTAATGGATTCTTGTACGATGCGAAATGGGGTGGGATTATCACCAAGCTAGGGTCGACCAATCCTGGTGAAGATGTTGGCTTCGGCTTGTACAATGCTCATCACTATCATTTAGGGTATTTCCTTTACGGAATTGCTGTTCTCGCCAAGATTGATCCTGTATGGGGAAGGAAGTACAAGCCTCAAGCTTATTCACTGATGGCAGATTTCATGAACTTGGGGAAAAGATTGAATTCCAATTATCCGCGTTTGAGGTGCTTTGACCTGTATAAATTGCACTCCTGGGCTGGTGGATTGACTGAATTTGCAGATGGCCGGAATCAGGAGAGCACGAGCGAGGCTGTGAATGCTTACTATTCAGCTGCTTTAATGGGATTAGCCTATGGAGACACCCATCTTGTTGCTGTCGGGTCCACGCTCGCTGCAATGGAAATACAAGCAGCTCAAACATGGTGGTATGTTAGAGAAGGCGATAATTTATATGAGGAAGACTTCACTAGGGAGAACAGGGTGGTGGGTGTTCTGTGGGCTAACAAAAGGGACAGTGGTCTTTGGTTCGCTGGAGCGGAGAGGAAAGATTGTAGGCTTGGAATTCAGGTTTTGCCTTTGTTGCCTATTACtgaggttctattcttggataTCCAGTTTGTGAAACAGCTGGTGGATTGGACATACCCAGCATTGAACAGGGAGGGAATTGAAGGATGGAAAGGACTTGTGTATGCCTTGGAAGGGATTTTTGACCAAGGTAGTGCGCTGGAAAAAGTGAGGAGCTTGAGCGGTTTTGATGATGGGAACTCTATTTCGAATCTTCTGTGGTGGATTCATAGTAGAGGTGATGAAGAAGACACAGGATGCAGGGATGGAGGAAAGTACTGTTGGTTTGGTTACTATTGTCACTGA